One region of Bradyrhizobium betae genomic DNA includes:
- the coaE gene encoding dephospho-CoA kinase (Dephospho-CoA kinase (CoaE) performs the final step in coenzyme A biosynthesis.), giving the protein MRILGLTGSIGMGKSTTAKLFAEAGVPVYDADAAVHQLYEGEAAPAIEAAFPGTTVNGKVDRPKLSARVVHDPAAIKQLEQIVHPMLGASRQKFFAAAEAVKAPVVVLDIPLLFETGGEKRVDAVVVVSTSPELQRERVLARGTMDEAKLDAIIAKQTPDAEKRRRADFVVDTSHGVEPVRAQITHILAEVVKMPQRRA; this is encoded by the coding sequence ATGCGGATCCTGGGACTGACCGGCTCGATCGGGATGGGCAAATCCACCACCGCAAAATTGTTCGCGGAGGCGGGCGTGCCCGTCTACGACGCCGACGCTGCCGTTCATCAGCTCTATGAAGGAGAGGCCGCTCCCGCGATCGAGGCCGCCTTTCCCGGGACCACCGTGAACGGCAAGGTCGACCGGCCGAAACTCTCTGCGCGCGTCGTGCATGATCCCGCCGCCATCAAGCAGCTCGAGCAGATCGTGCATCCGATGCTCGGCGCTTCCCGCCAGAAATTCTTTGCCGCTGCGGAAGCCGTCAAGGCGCCGGTCGTTGTGCTGGACATTCCATTGCTGTTCGAAACCGGCGGCGAGAAGCGGGTTGACGCTGTCGTCGTGGTGTCGACCTCGCCAGAACTCCAGCGTGAACGGGTGCTGGCGCGCGGCACGATGGACGAGGCCAAGCTCGACGCCATCATTGCCAAGCAGACGCCGGACGCGGAAAAGCGCCGACGCGCCGATTTCGTGGTGGATACGTCACACGGAGTTGAGCCTGTGCGCGCTCAAATCACGCACATTCTGGCCGAGGTCGTTAAAATGCCGCAGCGGCGAGCCTGA
- the hemJ gene encoding protoporphyrinogen oxidase HemJ: MFEDVYLWIKALHVIAVIAWMAGMLYLPRLFVYHCEAEIGSKQSETFKIMERRLFKAIINPAMIVTWLAGLYLAWSGHWFTFGWLHVKLALVLAMSAVHGFFSRWLKDFAADRRPRSQKFYRIINEVPTVLMILIVVMVIVKPF, from the coding sequence ATGTTCGAAGACGTCTACCTCTGGATCAAGGCGCTGCATGTGATCGCGGTCATCGCCTGGATGGCCGGCATGCTCTATCTGCCGCGACTGTTCGTCTATCACTGCGAAGCCGAGATCGGCTCGAAGCAGTCCGAGACGTTCAAGATCATGGAACGCCGGCTGTTCAAGGCGATCATCAACCCTGCCATGATCGTGACCTGGCTCGCCGGGCTCTATCTCGCCTGGTCCGGCCACTGGTTCACGTTCGGCTGGCTGCACGTAAAACTGGCATTGGTCCTGGCGATGTCCGCGGTCCACGGCTTTTTTTCGCGTTGGCTGAAGGATTTCGCCGCCGACCGGCGCCCGCGGAGCCAGAAATTCTATCGGATTATCAACGAGGTGCCGACCGTCCTGATGATTCTCATCGTCGTCATGGTGATCGTGAAGCCGTTCTAG
- a CDS encoding Maf family protein has translation MGLWLGKSPLILASQSSARKMLLSNAGLAFEAVTADIDERGIQAASGLSNPREIALLLAREKAKAVSVHRPGSHVIGADQTLALGMRLFNKPAGRPQALAQLRDLAGKSHELNSAVAVARDGKVVFEDVAVARMTMRQMSEAELSAYLDAAGDAVTTSVGAYQLEGLGIHLFERIEGDHFTILGLPLLPLLAFLRSERLVAV, from the coding sequence ATGGGTCTGTGGCTCGGCAAGTCTCCGTTGATCCTGGCCTCGCAAAGCAGCGCGCGGAAAATGCTGCTTTCCAATGCCGGGCTGGCGTTTGAGGCTGTTACGGCCGATATCGATGAGCGCGGCATTCAGGCCGCCTCAGGGCTTTCCAACCCGCGCGAGATTGCTCTGTTGCTGGCCCGCGAGAAGGCGAAAGCGGTCTCGGTCCATCGTCCCGGAAGCCATGTGATCGGCGCCGACCAGACGCTGGCCCTCGGGATGCGTCTCTTCAACAAGCCCGCGGGCCGGCCGCAGGCGCTGGCGCAATTGCGCGATCTCGCCGGCAAGAGCCACGAGCTGAATTCCGCTGTCGCCGTGGCGCGCGACGGCAAGGTTGTTTTCGAGGACGTCGCGGTGGCCCGCATGACCATGCGGCAGATGAGCGAGGCTGAGCTTTCTGCCTATCTCGACGCCGCCGGCGATGCCGTCACCACCAGCGTCGGCGCCTATCAACTCGAAGGCCTCGGTATCCATCTGTTCGAGCGGATCGAGGGCGACCATTTCACCATTCTCGGACTACCGCTGCTGCCGCTGCTTGCGTTCCTGCGCAGCGAACGGCTAGTTGCGGTGTGA
- a CDS encoding Tim44/TimA family putative adaptor protein has product MDIYTIIFLALAVFIFLRLRSVLGQRTGNERPPFDRTAARNALGGAPDKNVVTMPGKVIDQAPLAPTAEPAPPSDRWKGLTEPGTTLAQGLDAIVDKDSTFDPRHFISGARGAYEMIVLAFANGDRRALRDLLSSEVYESFDAAIKEREKNEQKTETRFVSIDKAELVGAELRDRTAQLTIRFVSQMISATRDKAGNIVDGSADTVADITDIWTFARDITSRDPNWKLVGTGSAN; this is encoded by the coding sequence GTGGACATCTACACCATCATCTTCCTGGCGCTGGCGGTCTTCATCTTTCTGAGGCTGCGCAGCGTATTGGGGCAGCGGACGGGCAACGAACGGCCGCCGTTCGACCGCACCGCCGCCCGCAATGCACTGGGGGGTGCCCCGGACAAGAACGTCGTGACCATGCCGGGCAAGGTGATCGACCAGGCCCCGCTGGCTCCGACGGCCGAGCCGGCCCCGCCCTCGGACCGCTGGAAGGGCCTGACCGAGCCGGGCACCACGCTGGCCCAGGGTCTCGACGCCATCGTCGACAAGGATTCCACCTTCGACCCGCGCCATTTCATTTCGGGTGCCCGTGGCGCCTACGAGATGATCGTGCTGGCCTTTGCCAATGGCGACCGCCGCGCACTGCGCGACCTGCTGTCGTCTGAGGTCTATGAGAGCTTCGACGCCGCCATCAAGGAGCGCGAGAAGAACGAGCAGAAGACCGAGACGCGCTTCGTCTCGATCGACAAGGCCGAGCTCGTCGGCGCCGAGCTGCGCGATCGCACCGCCCAGCTCACGATCCGCTTCGTCTCGCAGATGATCTCGGCCACCCGCGACAAGGCCGGCAACATCGTCGACGGCAGCGCCGACACGGTTGCCGACATCACCGACATCTGGACTTTCGCCCGCGACATCACCTCTCGCGATCCGAACTGGAAGCTGGTTGGCACCGGTAGCGCGAATTAA
- a CDS encoding murein transglycosylase A — protein MAPVARIKVFLKNSATALCAALVVLSSFSLGAEAARRHHRSHHHHLPALPAAPQRALPYPQLPLPFEIPGAQYLPLPWADVKGWSDDDHLAAYKTFRASCKSINAQTGASEPKALELKALGGSLSEPCRAAKSLELTDDAKAKTFFEENFAPLRISRLGEPDGFVTGYYEPVLEGSRTQTDVYNVPVYRRPSNLFVRGYKQDSVSLPNKGPVYRKIGRRKLVPYYDRGEIEDGKIAGRGLEVAWLKDPTDLLFAQIQGSARIKFEDGTTLRLNYDAYNGYPYTAVGRILIERGIIPKEEMSMQKIREWMAQNPDGAKELRRQNRAYIFFREVNLSDKDEAVGAQGIPLTAGRSIAVDKSLHVYGTPFFIEGELPIESERARTPFHRLMIAQDTGSAIIGPARADLYFGAGADAGRVSGRLRHPMHFVMLVPRGIDPAVRAAKLPVPDPRPSEKIAKLFPQTAPAKDSSKDQGKPAAPAAAVAQDKSETVAVASPVPLPVPRPVIEPVREPRRPAKNRSHPQQ, from the coding sequence TTGGCACCGGTAGCGCGAATTAAGGTATTCCTGAAGAACAGCGCGACGGCGCTTTGCGCTGCCCTCGTCGTGCTGTCGTCGTTTTCGCTCGGCGCCGAGGCGGCGCGGCGGCACCATCGCAGCCATCATCACCACCTTCCGGCACTGCCTGCGGCTCCCCAGCGGGCCTTGCCCTATCCGCAGCTTCCCCTGCCCTTCGAAATCCCCGGCGCGCAATATCTGCCGCTGCCCTGGGCTGACGTGAAGGGCTGGAGCGATGACGATCATCTCGCCGCCTACAAGACGTTCCGCGCCAGCTGCAAGTCGATCAATGCGCAGACCGGCGCTTCCGAGCCCAAGGCACTTGAACTGAAGGCGCTCGGCGGCTCGCTGAGCGAACCTTGCCGCGCCGCCAAATCGCTGGAGCTCACCGACGACGCCAAGGCCAAAACCTTCTTCGAGGAGAATTTTGCGCCGCTGCGGATCTCCCGCCTCGGTGAGCCCGATGGTTTCGTCACCGGCTATTACGAGCCGGTGCTCGAGGGATCGCGCACGCAGACCGATGTCTACAACGTCCCGGTCTATCGCCGTCCTTCGAACCTTTTCGTGCGCGGCTACAAGCAGGACTCGGTGAGCCTGCCCAACAAGGGCCCGGTCTATCGCAAGATCGGCCGCCGCAAGCTGGTGCCCTATTACGATCGCGGCGAGATCGAGGACGGCAAGATCGCCGGCCGCGGGCTGGAGGTCGCCTGGCTGAAGGACCCGACCGATCTTTTGTTCGCCCAGATCCAGGGCTCGGCGCGGATCAAGTTCGAGGACGGCACGACGCTCCGGCTGAACTACGACGCCTATAACGGCTATCCCTATACGGCCGTGGGTCGCATCCTGATCGAGCGCGGCATCATCCCGAAAGAGGAGATGTCGATGCAGAAGATCAGGGAGTGGATGGCTCAAAATCCTGACGGCGCCAAGGAGCTGCGCCGCCAGAACCGTGCCTACATCTTCTTCCGCGAGGTCAATCTGTCCGACAAGGACGAGGCGGTCGGTGCGCAAGGCATTCCGCTGACCGCGGGTCGCTCCATCGCGGTCGACAAATCGCTTCATGTCTACGGTACGCCGTTCTTCATCGAGGGCGAGCTGCCGATCGAGTCCGAACGCGCCAGGACGCCGTTCCATCGGCTGATGATCGCGCAGGACACCGGCTCGGCCATCATTGGACCCGCGCGTGCCGATCTCTATTTCGGCGCAGGCGCGGATGCCGGCCGGGTCTCGGGCCGGCTGCGCCATCCCATGCATTTCGTCATGCTGGTGCCTAGGGGGATCGATCCCGCGGTGCGCGCCGCCAAGCTGCCGGTGCCGGACCCGCGGCCCTCGGAGAAGATCGCAAAGCTGTTTCCACAAACCGCTCCCGCCAAGGATTCCAGCAAGGATCAGGGCAAGCCGGCGGCTCCAGCCGCAGCCGTGGCGCAAGATAAGAGTGAGACGGTCGCTGTCGC
- the dnaQ gene encoding DNA polymerase III subunit epsilon, which translates to MREIVLDTETTGLDPLRGDRLVEIGCVEMLNRMPTGQTYHVYINPERDMPAEAFAVHGLSAEFLSTKPLFHEVVDAFLEFIGDAPLVIHNASFDISFINAELDRIKRAAIPRERLVDTLLLARRKHPGVSNRLDDLCSRYLIDNSHRTKHGALLDAELLAEVYVDLVGARQSQLLLASEAEDIRIHAAGDAPRRQRLVPLAPRISDAEREAHRAFIATLGDKAIWNEFLPAPVAPPAG; encoded by the coding sequence ATGCGCGAAATCGTTCTCGATACCGAAACCACCGGCCTCGATCCCCTGCGCGGCGATCGCCTGGTCGAAATCGGCTGCGTCGAGATGTTGAACCGGATGCCGACGGGGCAGACGTATCACGTCTATATCAATCCCGAACGGGATATGCCGGCGGAAGCCTTTGCGGTGCACGGGCTGTCAGCCGAATTCCTGTCGACCAAGCCGCTGTTCCACGAGGTGGTCGATGCATTCCTCGAGTTCATCGGCGACGCGCCGCTGGTGATCCACAACGCCTCGTTCGACATCAGCTTCATCAATGCCGAGCTCGACAGGATCAAGCGTGCGGCAATTCCGCGCGAGCGGCTGGTGGACACACTGTTGTTGGCGCGGCGCAAGCATCCCGGCGTGTCGAACCGGCTCGACGATCTCTGCTCGCGCTATTTGATCGACAATTCGCACCGCACCAAGCACGGCGCCTTGCTCGATGCCGAGTTGCTTGCCGAAGTCTATGTCGATCTGGTCGGGGCGAGGCAGTCGCAATTGCTGCTGGCGTCGGAAGCCGAGGATATCCGTATCCATGCGGCCGGAGATGCGCCGCGGCGGCAGCGGCTGGTGCCGCTCGCGCCCCGGATTTCGGATGCCGAGCGCGAGGCGCATCGGGCCTTTATCGCCACGCTCGGCGACAAGGCGATCTGGAACGAGTTCCTGCCCGCTCCAGTCGCCCCTCCAGCCGGTTAG
- the secB gene encoding protein-export chaperone SecB: MTNGNGTPPEAAQAPQLNVLAQYTKDLSFENPNAPSSLQQQSQPPQINIQINVSANNLSEQEFEVTLSVEGKAETAGKVMFSFELAYAGVFRIANVPKENLHPLVMIECPRLLFPFAREIIATAVRDGGFPPLMLDPVDFVGLYRQNMERQMAAGGQAGQA; encoded by the coding sequence ATGACCAACGGCAACGGCACCCCTCCCGAGGCGGCCCAGGCTCCCCAGCTCAACGTGCTGGCGCAGTACACCAAGGATCTTTCGTTCGAGAACCCGAACGCGCCGAGCTCGCTCCAGCAGCAGAGCCAGCCGCCCCAGATCAACATCCAGATCAACGTCAGCGCCAACAATCTCAGCGAACAGGAGTTCGAGGTGACGCTGTCGGTCGAGGGCAAGGCCGAGACCGCCGGCAAGGTGATGTTCTCGTTCGAGCTCGCTTATGCCGGCGTGTTCCGGATCGCCAACGTGCCGAAGGAGAATTTGCATCCGCTGGTCATGATCGAATGCCCGCGCCTGCTGTTCCCGTTCGCCCGCGAGATCATCGCGACCGCGGTGCGCGACGGCGGGTTCCCGCCCCTGATGCTGGATCCGGTCGACTTCGTCGGTCTCTACCGTCAGAACATGGAGCGGCAAATGGCCGCCGGTGGTCAGGCAGGCCAAGCTTAA
- a CDS encoding pyruvate, water dikinase regulatory protein, whose translation MPTSNNYFHLHLVSDSTGETLITVARAVAAQYANVTPVEHVYPLVRSQKQLDRVLDEIEEAPGIVLFTLLEKDLVARLEDKCKGINVPSLSIIGPVMQLFEAYLGAATTGRVGAQHVLNAEYFKRIDALNYTMIHDDGQHVEGLDDADVVLVGVSRTSKTPTSIYLANRGIRTANVPLVPGIPVPAQLETLTRPLVVSLHATPERLIQVRTNRLLSMGADSSGDTYTDKQSVAEEVAFARKLSAKHDWPLLDVTRRSIEETAAAIMKLYSDRQRNRPSE comes from the coding sequence GTGCCGACCTCGAACAATTATTTCCATCTGCACCTCGTGTCCGACTCCACCGGCGAAACGCTGATCACCGTCGCGCGGGCCGTTGCCGCGCAGTACGCGAACGTCACCCCGGTCGAGCATGTCTATCCGCTGGTGCGCAGCCAGAAGCAGCTCGATCGCGTGCTCGACGAGATCGAGGAAGCACCGGGGATCGTGCTGTTCACGCTGCTGGAGAAGGATCTGGTCGCCAGGCTGGAGGACAAGTGCAAGGGAATCAACGTTCCGAGCCTGTCGATCATCGGTCCGGTGATGCAGCTGTTCGAGGCGTATCTCGGGGCTGCGACCACCGGTCGCGTCGGCGCCCAGCACGTCCTCAACGCGGAATATTTCAAGCGCATCGACGCGCTGAATTACACGATGATCCACGATGACGGTCAGCACGTCGAAGGTCTCGACGATGCCGATGTCGTGCTGGTCGGCGTGTCTCGAACGTCGAAGACGCCGACATCGATCTATCTCGCCAATCGCGGCATCCGCACCGCCAACGTGCCGCTGGTGCCTGGCATTCCGGTGCCGGCGCAATTGGAGACGCTGACACGCCCGCTGGTGGTCAGTCTGCATGCGACGCCGGAACGCCTGATCCAGGTCCGTACGAACCGTCTTCTCTCGATGGGCGCCGACTCCAGCGGCGACACCTATACCGACAAGCAATCGGTCGCCGAGGAGGTCGCGTTCGCCCGCAAGCTCAGCGCCAAGCACGATTGGCCGCTGCTCGACGTCACGCGGCGTTCGATCGAGGAAACCGCAGCGGCGATCATGAAGCTCTACAGTGATCGCCAGCGCAATCGACCCTCTGAATAG